One genomic segment of Helianthus annuus cultivar XRQ/B chromosome 14, HanXRQr2.0-SUNRISE, whole genome shotgun sequence includes these proteins:
- the LOC110906464 gene encoding uncharacterized protein LOC110906464 has translation MNHHRHPLLDNLRGKVSHEALDLLEKELMKKLEVLRKLNASCGCHMWLSCGLPCACRLENYKRTGRMIQLDNIDVFWRKLDLLPCKLVDEEVDIVAELNNVRQHLDAQSPVQQKSMLSKIKPVFTPKSSTKKPPIVQQNTRGRPTSKKVQERLDEDARLDEAARYSSYGEDSNVYTASPKHRYDLPRHSSYVPSEGSRGTGSVVKSEKPKMQPNSSTSSKKKETRDDQGFPLMKGDEHLLSIKRFKNQIPSEFHSYISRIQDVTQDGHYGYRSVAVGLGFMEHAWPRIRSDLLLEIDHNKQRWKHVFETYNKGDFKRIRNNIEWNSVKGCDQSHWMEMPHLGLLIAQRYNIVLHVLSIEWSSTIFPLTDAPLDPRPQAITLVHVDGGHFIHAKLEGDYPMPLVTPLWSTHLSIAAKRWEEMYRPRLQHYYELINPKSDSDKDKDKEPSLNVIEN, from the exons ATGAACCACCACAGACACCCGTTGTTGGACAACCTACGTGGAAAGGTTTCCCATGAAGCACTTGATTTGCTGGAAAAAGAGCTAATGAAGAAGCTGGAGGTGTTGCGGAAACTTAACGCATCATGTGGTTGCCATATGTGGCTTAGCTGTGGATTGCCGTGTGCTTGTAGGCTGGAAAACTACAAACGTAcag GGCGTATGATACAACTCGACAACATAGATGTATTCTGGCGTAAGCTTGACTTGCTCCCGTGTAAACTGGTAGACGAGGAAGTCGATATTGTAGCAGAGCTCAATAATGTGCGGCAACATTTAGATGCGCAGTCCCCCGTTCAGCAAAAGAGTATGCTTTCAAAGATAAAACCGGTCTTCACCCCGAAATCGTCAACCAAGAAACCACCGATCGTCCAACAAAATACTCGCGGTCGGCCTACATCAAAGAAAGTACAAGAAAGGCTAGATGAAGATGCGAGGTTAGACGAAGCTGCGAGATACAGCTCCTATGGCGAGGACAGCAACGTATATACCGCTTCCCCCAAACATAGGTACGATTTACCCCGACATAGCTCATACGTACCGTCAGAGGGCTCTCGTGGAACTGGTTCGGTTGTGaagtctgaaaaacctaaaatgcAACCAAACAGTTCAACGAGTTCTAAAAAGAAGGAGACGCGGGATGATCAGGGTTTTCCATTAATGAAGGGGGACGAGCACTTGTTAAGCATTAAGAGGTTTAAGAATCAAATTCCATCAGAGTTTCACTCTTACATATCGCGTATACAAGATGTGACCCAAGACGGTCATTATGGGTACAGGTCTGTAGCTGTCGGTTTAGGTTTTATGGAACACGCATGGCCCCGTATTCGAAGTGATTTACTACTGGAGATTGACCATAACAAGCAGCGTTGGAAGCATGTATTTGAAACATATAACAAAGGAGACTTTAAACGAATACGTAACAACATCGAATGGAATTCAGTGAAAGGGTGCGATCAAAGTCACTGGATGGAAATGCCCCACTTAGGGCTTCTCATAGCGCAAAGGTATAATATTGTCCTCCACGTGCTAAGCATCGAATGGAGCTCTACCATCTTCCCATTAACGGATGCTCCACTAGATCCACGACCTCAAGCGATAACGCTCGTACATGTTGACGGGGGACACTTCATACATGCTAAGTTAGAAGGAGACTACCCCATGCCTTTAGTGACCCCGTTGTGGTCGACACATCTATCAATAGCTGCGAAACGGTGGGAAGAAATGTATAGACCGCGGTTACAGCACTACTACGAGTTAATCAATCCTAAATCAGACTCAGACAAAGACAAAGACAAAGAACCGAGTTTAAATGTTATTGAAAATTAA